From the Musa acuminata AAA Group cultivar baxijiao chromosome BXJ3-7, Cavendish_Baxijiao_AAA, whole genome shotgun sequence genome, one window contains:
- the LOC135582168 gene encoding protein argonaute 1B isoform X3, with protein sequence MEQLVKLHRESYLGGRLPAYDGRKSLYTAGPLPFTSREFQILLVDEDDGSGTERRQRTFRVVIKLAARVDLHHLDMFLSGRQADAPQEALQVLDIVLRELPTTRYFPIGRSFYSPDLGRRQPLGDGLESWRGFYQSIRPTQMGLSLNIDMSSTAFIEPLPVIDFVTQLLSRDVRARPLSDADRVKIKKALRGVKVEVTHRGNMRRKYRISGLTSQATRELTFPVDERGTMKSVVQYFQETYGFTIQHTNLPCLQVGNQQRPNYLPMEVCKIVEGQRYSKRLNERQITALLKVTCQRPQERELDILQTVHHNAYHEDPYAREFGIKISEKLASVEARILPAPWLKYHDTGREKDCLPRIGQWNMMNKKMVNGGRVNNWTCINFARNVQERVAREFCHELALMCQTSGMDFSLEPVLPPLSARPDQVERALKAQYHDAMSLLQPHGKELDLLIVILPDNNGSLYGDLKRICETELGLISQCCLTKHVFRMSKQYLANVALKINVKVGGRNTVLMDALSRRIPLVSDRPTIIFGADVTHPHPGEDSSPSIAAVVASQDWPEVTKYAGLVSAQLHRQELIQDLFKVWQDPQRGTVTGGMIKELLISFKKATGQKPQRIIFYRDGVSEGQFYQVLLYELDAIRKACASLEPNYQPPVTFIVVQKRHHTRLFANNHNDHHSIDKSGNILPGTVVDSKICHPTEFDFYLCSHAGIQGTSRPAHYHVLWDENKFTADALQTLTNNLCYTYARCTRSVSIVPPAYYAHLAAFRARFYMEPETSDSGSMVSGAVGRGAPTQRSTRVPGGAAVRPLPALKENVKKVMFYC encoded by the exons ATGGAGCAGCTAGTCAAACTGCATAGAGAGTCTTATTTAGGAGGGCGGCTTCCAGCTTATGATGGCAGGAAAAGTCTTTACACAGCCGGACCACTGCCATTTACTTCTagagagtttcaaatccttctagTTGATGAAGATGATGGTTCAGGCACAGAGAG GAGGCAAAGAACATTTAGAGTTGTTATTAAGTTGGCTGCCCGTGTGGATCTTCACCACCTTGATATGTTTTTATCCGGTCGACAGGCTGATGCTCCCCAAGAAGCCCTACAGGTTCTTGATATTGTGCTACGTGAACTGCCTACCACAAG GTACTTTCCCATTGGTCGATCGTTTTATTCCCCTGACCTTGGGAGAAGGCAGCCACTTGGCGATGGATTAGAAAGCTGGCGGGGGTTTTATCAGAGTATTAGGCCAACACAAATGGGCCTGTCACTAAATATCG ACATGTCTTCTACCGCCTTCATTGAGCCCCTGCCTGTCATTGACTTTGTCACCCAACTTTTAAGTAGGGATGTCCGAGCAAGACCGCTCTCCGATGCTGATCGGGTGAAG ATCAAGAAGGCTTTAAGGGGAGTAAAGGTTGAGGTTACTCATCGTGGGAATATGCGCAGAAAATATCGCATTTCTGGTTTAACATCACAAGCAACTAGAGAGCTTAC TTTCCCAGTCGATGAAAGAGGAACAATGAAATCTGTTGTTcaatattttcaagaaacatatgGTTTTACCATCCAGCATACCAATCTCCCCTGCCTACAAGTTGGCAACCAGCAAAGGCCAAATTATCTACCGATGGAG GTCTGTAAAATTGTGGAAGGCCAAAGATATTCCAAAAGATTGAACGAGAGACAAATAACTGCTCTTCTGAAGGTGACATGCCAGCGCCCTCAAGAACGGGAGCTTGACATTCTGCAG ACGGTTCATCACAATGCTTACCATGAAGATCCTTATGCTAGAGAATTTGGTATCAAAATCAGTGAGAAACTCGCATCAGTTGAGGCACGTATTTTACCTGCACCATGG CTTAAATATCATGATACTGGCAGAGAGAAGGATTGCCTGCCAAGAATCGGCCAGTGGAATATGATGAATAAG AAAATGGTGAATGGTGGGAGAGTAAACAACTGGACATGTATAAATTTTGCACGGAATGTCCAAGAGAGAGTTGCCCGTGAATTTTGTCACGAGCTTGCACTCATGTGCCAGACATCTGGAATG GATTTTTCACTTGAACCGGTGCTTCCTCCTTTGAGCGCGAGGCCAGACCAGGTGGAACGAGCTTTAAAAGCACAGTACCATGATGCGATGAGCTTACTCCAACCCCATGGCAAAGAACTTGATTTGCTTATTGTGATATTGCCTGACAATAATGGTTCTCTTTATG GTGATCTAAAGCGAATTTGTGAGACAGAGCTTGGACTGATTTCACAGTGCTGTTTGACTAAACATGTTTTTAGAATGAGCAAACAGTATCTGGCAAATGTTGCTCTCAAGATAAATGTGAAG GTTGGTGGTAGGAATACGGTTCTTATGGATGCCTTGAGTAGGCGCATACCCCTTGTTAGTGACAGGCCTACAATTATATTTGGTGCTGATGTAACACATCCTCATCCCGGCGAAGACTCTAGCCCCTCTATCGCAGCT GTTGTTGCTTCTCAAGACTGGCCTGAGGTAACAAAGTATGCTGGTTTGGTTTCTGCTCAGCTTCATCGGCAAGAGTTGATACAGGATCTGTTTAAAGTCTGGCAAGATCCTCAGCGTGGAACAGTGACTGGTGGGATGATAAA ggaactacttatTTCCTTCAAAAAAGCTACTGGACAGAAGCCTCAAAGAATTATATTTTACAG GGATGGAGTTAGTGAGGGGCAATTCTATCAAGTTTTACTTTATGAACTTGATGCAATCAGAAAG GCGTGCGCCTCGCTGGAGCCAAATTATCAGCCACCAGTAACTTTCATAGTGGTTCAGAAACGTCATCACACTAGGTTGTTTGCGAATAATCATAATGATCACCACTCAATTGACAAGAGCGGAAATATTCTGCCTG GTACTGTAGTTGACTCTAAGATCTGTCATCCAACTGAGTTTGATTTTTACTTGTGCAGTCATGCTGGCATTCAG GGCACAAGCCGACCTGCTCATTACCATGTCTTATGGGATGAGAACAAATTCACGGCTGACGCATTGCAAACCCTAACAAACAACCTTTGTTACAC CTACGCAAGGTGCACTCGATCTGTGTCCATAG TGCCACCTGCATATTATGCGCACCTGGCTGCATTCCGTGCCCGATTTTACATGGAGCCAGAGACATCAGACAGTGGTTCGATGGTGAGTGGGGCAGTAGGACGCGGAGCTCCTACCCAACGCAGCACTCGTGTCCCAGGTGGTGCGGCTGTTAGACCCCTTCCAGCGTTGAAAGAAAATGTCAAGAAAGTCATGTTCTACTGTTGA
- the LOC135582168 gene encoding protein argonaute 1B isoform X1 — translation MVRKRRTELPSAGESSESQESSGRSGRAGPQRPLERAPAMQQQGRGAGRGWVQHGQQSRGFGSYYQGRGSGQPHGGSAPQQSRGPSPGYEGQGLAQPRGGIPHQHYGRRSSGSMTTGRVAGPSAAGPSRPLAPDLHQASSQASSSQQSEASFIQQQFQQLSIEGETASQTIQPVVPVAPSSKSLRFPLRPGKGSYGVKCVVKANHFFAELPDKDLHQYDVSIIPEVTSRGVNRAVMEQLVKLHRESYLGGRLPAYDGRKSLYTAGPLPFTSREFQILLVDEDDGSGTERRQRTFRVVIKLAARVDLHHLDMFLSGRQADAPQEALQVLDIVLRELPTTRYFPIGRSFYSPDLGRRQPLGDGLESWRGFYQSIRPTQMGLSLNIDMSSTAFIEPLPVIDFVTQLLSRDVRARPLSDADRVKIKKALRGVKVEVTHRGNMRRKYRISGLTSQATRELTFPVDERGTMKSVVQYFQETYGFTIQHTNLPCLQVGNQQRPNYLPMEVRTPYYLLLWIMIFLINIPFRFIDYKSIYNKITKIICADFFIWFKVCKIVEGQRYSKRLNERQITALLKVTCQRPQERELDILQTVHHNAYHEDPYAREFGIKISEKLASVEARILPAPWLKYHDTGREKDCLPRIGQWNMMNKKMVNGGRVNNWTCINFARNVQERVAREFCHELALMCQTSGMDFSLEPVLPPLSARPDQVERALKAQYHDAMSLLQPHGKELDLLIVILPDNNGSLYGDLKRICETELGLISQCCLTKHVFRMSKQYLANVALKINVKVGGRNTVLMDALSRRIPLVSDRPTIIFGADVTHPHPGEDSSPSIAAVVASQDWPEVTKYAGLVSAQLHRQELIQDLFKVWQDPQRGTVTGGMIKELLISFKKATGQKPQRIIFYRDGVSEGQFYQVLLYELDAIRKACASLEPNYQPPVTFIVVQKRHHTRLFANNHNDHHSIDKSGNILPGTVVDSKICHPTEFDFYLCSHAGIQGTSRPAHYHVLWDENKFTADALQTLTNNLCYTYARCTRSVSIVPPAYYAHLAAFRARFYMEPETSDSGSMVSGAVGRGAPTQRSTRVPGGAAVRPLPALKENVKKVMFYC, via the exons ATGGTAAGGAAACGCAGGACTGAACTTCCTTCTGCTGGGGAGAGTTCAGAATCTCAAGAGAGCAGTGGCAGAAGTGGGCGAGCTGGGCCCCAGCGCCCACTTGAAAGGGCTCCGGCAATGCAACAACAAGGACGTGGTGCTGGACGTGGCTGGGTTCAGCATGGTCAGCAAAGTCGTGGTTTTGGGAGTTATTATCAGGGAAGGGGGAGTGGACAGCCTCATGGGGGTTCAGCACCACAACAATCACGTGGACCATCTCCAGGGTATGAAGGCCAGGGTTTGGCTCAACCAAGAGGAGGAATTCCACATCAACACTACGGACGCCGAAGCAGTGGCAGCATGACTACTGGGCGTGTGGCTGGTCCTTCAGCTGCAggtccatcgaggccactggctcCCGATCTGCACCAAGCATCATCACAAGCGAGTTCATCACAGCAGTCAGAGGCTTCCTTTATCCAACAACAGTTTCAGCAGCTCTCTATTGAGGGTGAAACTGCAAGTCAAACAATACAACCTGTGGTTCCTGTAGCTCCATCCAGCAAGTCTTTAAGGTTTCCGTTGCGTCCTGGAAAAGGGAGCTACGGTGTTAAATGTGTGGTCAAGGCAAACCATTTCTTTGCTGAGTTACCTGATAAAGACCTTCACCAATATGAT GTGTCCATCATACCAGAAGTTACATCACGTGGTGTCAATCGTGCTGTGATGGAGCAGCTAGTCAAACTGCATAGAGAGTCTTATTTAGGAGGGCGGCTTCCAGCTTATGATGGCAGGAAAAGTCTTTACACAGCCGGACCACTGCCATTTACTTCTagagagtttcaaatccttctagTTGATGAAGATGATGGTTCAGGCACAGAGAG GAGGCAAAGAACATTTAGAGTTGTTATTAAGTTGGCTGCCCGTGTGGATCTTCACCACCTTGATATGTTTTTATCCGGTCGACAGGCTGATGCTCCCCAAGAAGCCCTACAGGTTCTTGATATTGTGCTACGTGAACTGCCTACCACAAG GTACTTTCCCATTGGTCGATCGTTTTATTCCCCTGACCTTGGGAGAAGGCAGCCACTTGGCGATGGATTAGAAAGCTGGCGGGGGTTTTATCAGAGTATTAGGCCAACACAAATGGGCCTGTCACTAAATATCG ACATGTCTTCTACCGCCTTCATTGAGCCCCTGCCTGTCATTGACTTTGTCACCCAACTTTTAAGTAGGGATGTCCGAGCAAGACCGCTCTCCGATGCTGATCGGGTGAAG ATCAAGAAGGCTTTAAGGGGAGTAAAGGTTGAGGTTACTCATCGTGGGAATATGCGCAGAAAATATCGCATTTCTGGTTTAACATCACAAGCAACTAGAGAGCTTAC TTTCCCAGTCGATGAAAGAGGAACAATGAAATCTGTTGTTcaatattttcaagaaacatatgGTTTTACCATCCAGCATACCAATCTCCCCTGCCTACAAGTTGGCAACCAGCAAAGGCCAAATTATCTACCGATGGAGGTGAGAACACCTTATTATCTGCTATTGTGGATCATGATTTTCTTGATTAATATCCcctttaggtttattgactacaAAAGCATTTACAACAAAATAACTAAGATTATATGTGCTGATTTTTTTATATGGTTTAAGGTCTGTAAAATTGTGGAAGGCCAAAGATATTCCAAAAGATTGAACGAGAGACAAATAACTGCTCTTCTGAAGGTGACATGCCAGCGCCCTCAAGAACGGGAGCTTGACATTCTGCAG ACGGTTCATCACAATGCTTACCATGAAGATCCTTATGCTAGAGAATTTGGTATCAAAATCAGTGAGAAACTCGCATCAGTTGAGGCACGTATTTTACCTGCACCATGG CTTAAATATCATGATACTGGCAGAGAGAAGGATTGCCTGCCAAGAATCGGCCAGTGGAATATGATGAATAAG AAAATGGTGAATGGTGGGAGAGTAAACAACTGGACATGTATAAATTTTGCACGGAATGTCCAAGAGAGAGTTGCCCGTGAATTTTGTCACGAGCTTGCACTCATGTGCCAGACATCTGGAATG GATTTTTCACTTGAACCGGTGCTTCCTCCTTTGAGCGCGAGGCCAGACCAGGTGGAACGAGCTTTAAAAGCACAGTACCATGATGCGATGAGCTTACTCCAACCCCATGGCAAAGAACTTGATTTGCTTATTGTGATATTGCCTGACAATAATGGTTCTCTTTATG GTGATCTAAAGCGAATTTGTGAGACAGAGCTTGGACTGATTTCACAGTGCTGTTTGACTAAACATGTTTTTAGAATGAGCAAACAGTATCTGGCAAATGTTGCTCTCAAGATAAATGTGAAG GTTGGTGGTAGGAATACGGTTCTTATGGATGCCTTGAGTAGGCGCATACCCCTTGTTAGTGACAGGCCTACAATTATATTTGGTGCTGATGTAACACATCCTCATCCCGGCGAAGACTCTAGCCCCTCTATCGCAGCT GTTGTTGCTTCTCAAGACTGGCCTGAGGTAACAAAGTATGCTGGTTTGGTTTCTGCTCAGCTTCATCGGCAAGAGTTGATACAGGATCTGTTTAAAGTCTGGCAAGATCCTCAGCGTGGAACAGTGACTGGTGGGATGATAAA ggaactacttatTTCCTTCAAAAAAGCTACTGGACAGAAGCCTCAAAGAATTATATTTTACAG GGATGGAGTTAGTGAGGGGCAATTCTATCAAGTTTTACTTTATGAACTTGATGCAATCAGAAAG GCGTGCGCCTCGCTGGAGCCAAATTATCAGCCACCAGTAACTTTCATAGTGGTTCAGAAACGTCATCACACTAGGTTGTTTGCGAATAATCATAATGATCACCACTCAATTGACAAGAGCGGAAATATTCTGCCTG GTACTGTAGTTGACTCTAAGATCTGTCATCCAACTGAGTTTGATTTTTACTTGTGCAGTCATGCTGGCATTCAG GGCACAAGCCGACCTGCTCATTACCATGTCTTATGGGATGAGAACAAATTCACGGCTGACGCATTGCAAACCCTAACAAACAACCTTTGTTACAC CTACGCAAGGTGCACTCGATCTGTGTCCATAG TGCCACCTGCATATTATGCGCACCTGGCTGCATTCCGTGCCCGATTTTACATGGAGCCAGAGACATCAGACAGTGGTTCGATGGTGAGTGGGGCAGTAGGACGCGGAGCTCCTACCCAACGCAGCACTCGTGTCCCAGGTGGTGCGGCTGTTAGACCCCTTCCAGCGTTGAAAGAAAATGTCAAGAAAGTCATGTTCTACTGTTGA
- the LOC135582168 gene encoding protein argonaute 1B isoform X2 — protein MVRKRRTELPSAGESSESQESSGRSGRAGPQRPLERAPAMQQQGRGAGRGWVQHGQQSRGFGSYYQGRGSGQPHGGSAPQQSRGPSPGYEGQGLAQPRGGIPHQHYGRRSSGSMTTGRVAGPSAAGPSRPLAPDLHQASSQASSSQQSEASFIQQQFQQLSIEGETASQTIQPVVPVAPSSKSLRFPLRPGKGSYGVKCVVKANHFFAELPDKDLHQYDVSIIPEVTSRGVNRAVMEQLVKLHRESYLGGRLPAYDGRKSLYTAGPLPFTSREFQILLVDEDDGSGTERRQRTFRVVIKLAARVDLHHLDMFLSGRQADAPQEALQVLDIVLRELPTTRYFPIGRSFYSPDLGRRQPLGDGLESWRGFYQSIRPTQMGLSLNIDMSSTAFIEPLPVIDFVTQLLSRDVRARPLSDADRVKIKKALRGVKVEVTHRGNMRRKYRISGLTSQATRELTFPVDERGTMKSVVQYFQETYGFTIQHTNLPCLQVGNQQRPNYLPMEVCKIVEGQRYSKRLNERQITALLKVTCQRPQERELDILQTVHHNAYHEDPYAREFGIKISEKLASVEARILPAPWLKYHDTGREKDCLPRIGQWNMMNKKMVNGGRVNNWTCINFARNVQERVAREFCHELALMCQTSGMDFSLEPVLPPLSARPDQVERALKAQYHDAMSLLQPHGKELDLLIVILPDNNGSLYGDLKRICETELGLISQCCLTKHVFRMSKQYLANVALKINVKVGGRNTVLMDALSRRIPLVSDRPTIIFGADVTHPHPGEDSSPSIAAVVASQDWPEVTKYAGLVSAQLHRQELIQDLFKVWQDPQRGTVTGGMIKELLISFKKATGQKPQRIIFYRDGVSEGQFYQVLLYELDAIRKACASLEPNYQPPVTFIVVQKRHHTRLFANNHNDHHSIDKSGNILPGTVVDSKICHPTEFDFYLCSHAGIQGTSRPAHYHVLWDENKFTADALQTLTNNLCYTYARCTRSVSIVPPAYYAHLAAFRARFYMEPETSDSGSMVSGAVGRGAPTQRSTRVPGGAAVRPLPALKENVKKVMFYC, from the exons ATGGTAAGGAAACGCAGGACTGAACTTCCTTCTGCTGGGGAGAGTTCAGAATCTCAAGAGAGCAGTGGCAGAAGTGGGCGAGCTGGGCCCCAGCGCCCACTTGAAAGGGCTCCGGCAATGCAACAACAAGGACGTGGTGCTGGACGTGGCTGGGTTCAGCATGGTCAGCAAAGTCGTGGTTTTGGGAGTTATTATCAGGGAAGGGGGAGTGGACAGCCTCATGGGGGTTCAGCACCACAACAATCACGTGGACCATCTCCAGGGTATGAAGGCCAGGGTTTGGCTCAACCAAGAGGAGGAATTCCACATCAACACTACGGACGCCGAAGCAGTGGCAGCATGACTACTGGGCGTGTGGCTGGTCCTTCAGCTGCAggtccatcgaggccactggctcCCGATCTGCACCAAGCATCATCACAAGCGAGTTCATCACAGCAGTCAGAGGCTTCCTTTATCCAACAACAGTTTCAGCAGCTCTCTATTGAGGGTGAAACTGCAAGTCAAACAATACAACCTGTGGTTCCTGTAGCTCCATCCAGCAAGTCTTTAAGGTTTCCGTTGCGTCCTGGAAAAGGGAGCTACGGTGTTAAATGTGTGGTCAAGGCAAACCATTTCTTTGCTGAGTTACCTGATAAAGACCTTCACCAATATGAT GTGTCCATCATACCAGAAGTTACATCACGTGGTGTCAATCGTGCTGTGATGGAGCAGCTAGTCAAACTGCATAGAGAGTCTTATTTAGGAGGGCGGCTTCCAGCTTATGATGGCAGGAAAAGTCTTTACACAGCCGGACCACTGCCATTTACTTCTagagagtttcaaatccttctagTTGATGAAGATGATGGTTCAGGCACAGAGAG GAGGCAAAGAACATTTAGAGTTGTTATTAAGTTGGCTGCCCGTGTGGATCTTCACCACCTTGATATGTTTTTATCCGGTCGACAGGCTGATGCTCCCCAAGAAGCCCTACAGGTTCTTGATATTGTGCTACGTGAACTGCCTACCACAAG GTACTTTCCCATTGGTCGATCGTTTTATTCCCCTGACCTTGGGAGAAGGCAGCCACTTGGCGATGGATTAGAAAGCTGGCGGGGGTTTTATCAGAGTATTAGGCCAACACAAATGGGCCTGTCACTAAATATCG ACATGTCTTCTACCGCCTTCATTGAGCCCCTGCCTGTCATTGACTTTGTCACCCAACTTTTAAGTAGGGATGTCCGAGCAAGACCGCTCTCCGATGCTGATCGGGTGAAG ATCAAGAAGGCTTTAAGGGGAGTAAAGGTTGAGGTTACTCATCGTGGGAATATGCGCAGAAAATATCGCATTTCTGGTTTAACATCACAAGCAACTAGAGAGCTTAC TTTCCCAGTCGATGAAAGAGGAACAATGAAATCTGTTGTTcaatattttcaagaaacatatgGTTTTACCATCCAGCATACCAATCTCCCCTGCCTACAAGTTGGCAACCAGCAAAGGCCAAATTATCTACCGATGGAG GTCTGTAAAATTGTGGAAGGCCAAAGATATTCCAAAAGATTGAACGAGAGACAAATAACTGCTCTTCTGAAGGTGACATGCCAGCGCCCTCAAGAACGGGAGCTTGACATTCTGCAG ACGGTTCATCACAATGCTTACCATGAAGATCCTTATGCTAGAGAATTTGGTATCAAAATCAGTGAGAAACTCGCATCAGTTGAGGCACGTATTTTACCTGCACCATGG CTTAAATATCATGATACTGGCAGAGAGAAGGATTGCCTGCCAAGAATCGGCCAGTGGAATATGATGAATAAG AAAATGGTGAATGGTGGGAGAGTAAACAACTGGACATGTATAAATTTTGCACGGAATGTCCAAGAGAGAGTTGCCCGTGAATTTTGTCACGAGCTTGCACTCATGTGCCAGACATCTGGAATG GATTTTTCACTTGAACCGGTGCTTCCTCCTTTGAGCGCGAGGCCAGACCAGGTGGAACGAGCTTTAAAAGCACAGTACCATGATGCGATGAGCTTACTCCAACCCCATGGCAAAGAACTTGATTTGCTTATTGTGATATTGCCTGACAATAATGGTTCTCTTTATG GTGATCTAAAGCGAATTTGTGAGACAGAGCTTGGACTGATTTCACAGTGCTGTTTGACTAAACATGTTTTTAGAATGAGCAAACAGTATCTGGCAAATGTTGCTCTCAAGATAAATGTGAAG GTTGGTGGTAGGAATACGGTTCTTATGGATGCCTTGAGTAGGCGCATACCCCTTGTTAGTGACAGGCCTACAATTATATTTGGTGCTGATGTAACACATCCTCATCCCGGCGAAGACTCTAGCCCCTCTATCGCAGCT GTTGTTGCTTCTCAAGACTGGCCTGAGGTAACAAAGTATGCTGGTTTGGTTTCTGCTCAGCTTCATCGGCAAGAGTTGATACAGGATCTGTTTAAAGTCTGGCAAGATCCTCAGCGTGGAACAGTGACTGGTGGGATGATAAA ggaactacttatTTCCTTCAAAAAAGCTACTGGACAGAAGCCTCAAAGAATTATATTTTACAG GGATGGAGTTAGTGAGGGGCAATTCTATCAAGTTTTACTTTATGAACTTGATGCAATCAGAAAG GCGTGCGCCTCGCTGGAGCCAAATTATCAGCCACCAGTAACTTTCATAGTGGTTCAGAAACGTCATCACACTAGGTTGTTTGCGAATAATCATAATGATCACCACTCAATTGACAAGAGCGGAAATATTCTGCCTG GTACTGTAGTTGACTCTAAGATCTGTCATCCAACTGAGTTTGATTTTTACTTGTGCAGTCATGCTGGCATTCAG GGCACAAGCCGACCTGCTCATTACCATGTCTTATGGGATGAGAACAAATTCACGGCTGACGCATTGCAAACCCTAACAAACAACCTTTGTTACAC CTACGCAAGGTGCACTCGATCTGTGTCCATAG TGCCACCTGCATATTATGCGCACCTGGCTGCATTCCGTGCCCGATTTTACATGGAGCCAGAGACATCAGACAGTGGTTCGATGGTGAGTGGGGCAGTAGGACGCGGAGCTCCTACCCAACGCAGCACTCGTGTCCCAGGTGGTGCGGCTGTTAGACCCCTTCCAGCGTTGAAAGAAAATGTCAAGAAAGTCATGTTCTACTGTTGA